The Raoultibacter phocaeensis genome includes a window with the following:
- the gcvT gene encoding glycine cleavage system aminomethyltransferase GcvT translates to MDQHAEKPAPSHDARPSTDSTGAQQGKDHRTPLYDSHLAAEGKIVPFAGYLLPIEYPTGLMKEHLAVRNACGLFDVSHMGEVLFGGPGALATLNHLMTNDFSNMAIGRCRYTALCYEDGGMVDDLIVYKLGEERFLAVVNAANKDKDVAWMSDNLLGETEMRDLSDDIAQIAVQGSLAQSILSRVADEDGLPARYYTFSEHVSVAGCDCLVSRTGYTGEDGFELYCAPTDAPTIWSALLEAGAGDGLIPCGLGARDTLRLEAGMPLYGHEMDETVDPLEAGLAFAVKLDKPQFIGKAALVAKGDPARMRIGLEVTGRGIIREHEPVLLDDVCIGTTTSGTFCPFLKKACAMALVDTGSVAVGDEVEVEVRGRRVAAAVVPLPFYQRSR, encoded by the coding sequence ATGGACCAGCATGCAGAAAAACCGGCACCCTCGCACGACGCTCGACCTTCGACCGATAGCACAGGCGCGCAGCAAGGAAAAGACCACAGAACGCCGCTCTACGATTCCCACTTGGCTGCCGAAGGCAAGATCGTACCCTTCGCCGGCTACCTGCTTCCCATCGAATATCCTACCGGGCTCATGAAAGAGCACCTCGCCGTACGCAACGCATGCGGGCTCTTCGACGTGTCGCACATGGGCGAGGTGCTGTTCGGGGGTCCGGGCGCCCTCGCTACGCTCAATCACCTCATGACAAATGATTTCAGCAATATGGCAATCGGACGCTGCCGTTACACGGCGCTGTGCTACGAAGACGGCGGCATGGTGGACGACCTTATCGTATACAAGCTCGGCGAAGAGCGCTTCCTCGCCGTAGTGAACGCCGCCAACAAGGACAAAGACGTCGCATGGATGTCCGACAACCTGCTTGGCGAAACCGAAATGCGCGACCTCTCGGACGACATCGCCCAAATTGCCGTACAAGGGTCGCTTGCTCAAAGCATCCTCTCACGGGTGGCCGACGAAGACGGTTTACCTGCCCGATACTACACGTTCAGCGAGCACGTCTCCGTTGCCGGATGCGACTGCCTCGTCTCGCGTACCGGTTACACCGGCGAAGACGGTTTCGAGCTGTACTGTGCGCCGACCGATGCGCCCACGATTTGGAGTGCCCTTTTAGAAGCAGGCGCAGGTGACGGACTTATACCGTGCGGACTCGGCGCACGCGACACGCTACGTCTCGAAGCGGGTATGCCCCTGTACGGCCACGAAATGGACGAGACGGTCGATCCTCTCGAAGCCGGCCTCGCATTTGCCGTGAAATTGGATAAACCGCAGTTCATCGGCAAAGCCGCTCTCGTTGCAAAAGGCGATCCGGCTCGGATGCGCATAGGGCTCGAAGTAACCGGTCGCGGCATTATCCGCGAGCACGAACCCGTGCTGCTCGACGACGTTTGCATCGGCACCACCACTTCGGGCACGTTCTGCCCCTTCCTTAAAAAGGCGTGTGCAATGGCGCTTGTCGATACCGGCTCGGTTGCCGTCGGCGACGAGGTCGAAGTCGAGGTGCGCGGCCGCAGGGTCGCAGCCGCCGTGGTACCCCTGCCGTTTTACCAGAGATCCCGATAG
- the gcvH gene encoding glycine cleavage system protein GcvH — MNHPSDRMYTDTHEWVAVDGENATIGLTDYAQKELGDLVFVNLPEVGDEVTGGESFADVESVKAVSEVISPVDGTVVEINEELLDNPALINEAPFDAWLIRVEPASIAVATMDAPAYEELCSQ; from the coding sequence ATGAACCATCCCTCAGACCGCATGTACACCGATACGCACGAATGGGTCGCCGTCGACGGCGAGAACGCAACGATCGGTTTGACCGATTACGCCCAGAAAGAGCTCGGCGATCTCGTGTTCGTCAACCTGCCGGAAGTCGGCGACGAAGTGACGGGTGGCGAATCGTTTGCCGACGTCGAATCGGTTAAGGCCGTTTCGGAGGTCATCAGCCCCGTTGACGGCACAGTCGTCGAAATCAACGAAGAGCTCCTCGACAATCCTGCCCTCATCAACGAAGCACCCTTTGATGCATGGCTCATCCGCGTCGAGCCGGCTTCTATCGCCGTCGCCACGATGGACGCCCCCGCCTACGAGGAGCTGTGCTCGCAGTAA